The following proteins are encoded in a genomic region of Cetobacterium somerae ATCC BAA-474:
- a CDS encoding KAP family P-loop NTPase fold protein has product MYYEKLTENRKRFVNHLIPLIDSTFDREIYEKERIKTISIDASWGMGKTLLKDVLVEKLGENGIKAKAINAWETDYFSDPMKSLIGEINGSDLNLSSDTIEKGEKLIKNIGGVATKIFGTALLKKLNFTNEDIINIKSIFQGIDSSVVEEYKKYKDLVKSFKESFGISVGTSKRVIILDELDRCKPSYAIELLEAIKHIFDIYNLTFIFLINKEQLKYTVENLYGCNRENEDYFEKFFDLQLIFPEIDISDFLQIEYENYKYTKEALIKDGELNFEIFMKALLIKILETKYKEIKIKSIRQIRKILNKFTCLLRTFTEGEKRSLILITNFIAYFLYREFYNEIKKDKTIFGIDILYFFQDIICNREINSGYKIEVLDSFYNNECLFEVESTIILSTLATLTEVRKVVITNQNNLISEKLKYPLFNQKFNFNQIKILCDGNTIGIPLNLNFINEFKEESIYKWCEEKYEFTCYID; this is encoded by the coding sequence ATGTATTATGAAAAGTTAACAGAAAATAGGAAAAGGTTTGTGAATCACTTGATACCACTTATAGATTCAACATTTGATAGAGAGATTTATGAAAAAGAAAGAATAAAAACAATTTCAATTGATGCTTCTTGGGGAATGGGAAAAACTCTATTAAAAGATGTATTGGTAGAAAAATTAGGAGAGAATGGAATAAAAGCTAAAGCTATAAATGCTTGGGAAACAGATTATTTCAGTGATCCTATGAAATCTTTGATTGGAGAAATAAATGGAAGTGATTTAAATCTATCTTCAGATACAATAGAAAAAGGTGAAAAATTAATAAAAAATATAGGTGGAGTAGCCACTAAAATATTTGGAACAGCTTTATTAAAAAAGCTGAACTTTACAAATGAAGATATAATTAATATAAAATCTATATTTCAGGGAATAGATAGTTCTGTGGTAGAAGAGTATAAAAAATACAAAGATTTAGTTAAAAGTTTTAAAGAAAGTTTTGGTATTAGTGTGGGAACTTCAAAAAGAGTTATAATTTTGGATGAATTAGATAGATGTAAGCCAAGTTATGCAATTGAGTTATTAGAAGCAATAAAGCATATTTTTGATATTTATAATCTAACTTTTATATTCCTTATAAATAAAGAACAATTAAAATATACTGTTGAAAATTTGTATGGTTGTAATAGAGAAAATGAAGATTATTTCGAAAAGTTTTTTGATCTTCAGTTAATATTCCCTGAAATAGATATATCAGATTTTTTACAAATAGAATATGAAAATTATAAATACACAAAGGAAGCACTTATAAAAGATGGAGAATTAAATTTTGAAATTTTTATGAAGGCGTTATTGATTAAAATATTAGAAACAAAATATAAAGAAATTAAAATAAAATCTATTCGACAAATAAGAAAAATTTTAAATAAATTTACTTGTCTTTTAAGAACGTTTACAGAAGGAGAAAAAAGGTCATTAATATTAATAACAAATTTTATCGCATATTTTCTATATAGAGAATTTTATAATGAAATAAAAAAAGATAAAACTATATTTGGGATTGATATATTGTACTTTTTTCAAGATATAATTTGTAATAGGGAAATAAATTCAGGGTATAAAATAGAAGTACTTGATAGTTTTTATAATAATGAGTGTTTATTTGAGGTAGAATCAACTATTATATTAAGTACGTTAGCTACACTTACAGAAGTAAGAAAAGTGGTAATTACTAATCAGAATAACTTAATAAGTGAAAAATTAAAATATCCTTTATTTAATCAGAAATTTAATTTTAATCAAATAAAAATACTATGTGATGGAAATACTATTGGTATTCCTTTAAATTTGAATTTTATTAATGAGTTTAAAGAAGAGAGCATCTATAAATGGTGTGAAGAAAAATATGAGTTTACTTGCTATATAGATTAA
- a CDS encoding Fic family protein: MNNKLKKIYELKSELDHRIPLNQGEIKRIKENYIIKNTYNSNAIEGNALTEMETRFVIETNLAVGKKSLKDHLEIRNYYNALLYIETLTNEILSEENIKTVYAILLDGLNCTNKGKYRTTVTSQEMNDLMAWYTSKPVTINRIIEFICKFINIHPFIDGNGRTLRLLTNLELLKLGYPPITILTTDKLEYYQALDNSYYENYEKVYDFFYNCIIESLNEYLSFIN; encoded by the coding sequence ATGAATAATAAATTAAAGAAAATTTATGAATTAAAAAGTGAACTAGATCATAGAATACCTCTTAATCAAGGTGAAATAAAAAGAATAAAAGAAAACTATATAATTAAAAATACATATAATTCAAATGCTATCGAAGGAAATGCTCTTACTGAAATGGAAACTAGATTTGTTATTGAAACTAATTTAGCTGTAGGTAAAAAGTCTTTAAAAGATCATTTAGAAATTAGAAACTACTATAATGCTTTACTTTATATTGAAACTTTAACAAACGAAATTTTATCTGAAGAAAATATAAAAACTGTTTATGCTATACTTTTAGATGGGCTTAATTGTACTAACAAAGGCAAATACAGGACTACCGTTACTTCTCAAGAAATGAATGATTTAATGGCTTGGTATACTTCTAAACCTGTTACTATTAACAGAATTATTGAATTTATTTGTAAATTTATTAATATCCACCCATTCATTGATGGGAATGGTAGAACTTTAAGACTACTAACTAATTTAGAGCTTTTAAAACTTGGATATCCTCCTATAACTATTTTGACTACTGACAAATTAGAGTACTACCAAGCTCTTGATAACAGCTATTATGAAAATTATGAGAAAGTCTATGATTTTTTTTATAATTGTATAATCGAAAGTTTAAATGAGTATTTAAGTTTTATAAATTAA
- a CDS encoding NAD-dependent protein deacylase, whose product MVFFGGAGTSTESGIPDFRGKDGLYSRKYKGYDPEEILHIDFFLQNRKIFNEFLEEKMNFKNIKPNKGHLALVKLEQMGKLKAVITQNIDNLHQDAGSINVLELHGNISHFYCLACGKKEPKNFRCDCGGITRPPVTLYGENLDEEVTELAITAIKKADTLIVAGTSLTVYPAAYYIQYFKGRNLVIINADETKYDQYATLVIRDSFAQVMDYAVNKLK is encoded by the coding sequence ATTGTTTTTTTCGGTGGAGCAGGAACTTCCACAGAGAGTGGTATTCCAGACTTTAGAGGAAAGGATGGTCTTTATAGTAGAAAATATAAAGGCTATGACCCAGAAGAAATTTTACATATTGATTTCTTTTTACAAAACAGAAAAATTTTCAATGAATTTCTAGAAGAAAAAATGAACTTTAAAAATATAAAACCTAATAAAGGTCATCTTGCTTTAGTTAAATTAGAACAAATGGGAAAACTTAAAGCTGTTATTACACAAAATATTGATAATTTGCACCAAGATGCAGGTTCTATAAATGTATTAGAACTTCATGGAAATATCTCTCATTTTTACTGCTTAGCTTGTGGAAAAAAGGAACCTAAAAATTTTAGATGTGACTGTGGTGGTATAACTCGTCCACCTGTAACTCTTTATGGAGAAAATTTAGATGAAGAGGTCACTGAGCTTGCCATTACTGCTATAAAAAAAGCTGATACTTTAATTGTCGCTGGAACAAGCTTAACTGTATATCCAGCAGCTTATTATATACAATATTTTAAAGGAAGAAATTTAGTTATTATAAATGCAGATGAAACTAAATATGATCAATATGCAACTCTAGTTATTAGAGATAGCTTTGCTCAAGTTATGGATTATGCAGTAAATAAACTAAAGTAA
- a CDS encoding ABC transporter substrate-binding protein, whose amino-acid sequence MIFFSCTKENTKNTDNTLKIAQSGNPRSLDVHNANDGFSLRINKQIYSRLVEIDGDRNIIPGLAESWNKVDDRTYDFKIRDNIKFHNGDKLQLEDIKFSFERMMKSPRISFIVPPIEKIEIVEPNTIRIVTKTPFAPLLYHLSHPALGIVSKKVIESSGENPEIVGTGPYKYNSWIIGDQVVLDKNNDYFLTPPSFDKLIFKTITEPTNREIALETKEIDVALDISTVDASKIKENSDLVLYTKPSYSYRYLGFNNKKDVFKNENLRKAIDYAIDKEAIVNIILNGYGDVANSVIAPNVFGFTDTVKNVGYNPEKAKELMKSLGNEGDITLELLTMGSSDEKAIAEVIQANLKEIGVDLKINIVESGTFYDLTEKGFFDMFLGSWGTVTGDADYGLYPMFHSKSIGSPGNRSFYSNETVDKLLDAGKITVVESERLKIYQQAQEQILKDTPHVMLYNSVIIVGAQKDLKGLNIHPVTLHDFYPLYREN is encoded by the coding sequence GTGATTTTTTTCAGTTGTACTAAAGAGAATACGAAAAATACAGATAATACATTGAAAATAGCCCAGAGTGGAAATCCTAGATCTCTTGATGTTCATAATGCCAATGATGGATTTTCTTTAAGAATAAACAAACAAATCTATTCTAGGTTAGTTGAAATTGATGGAGATAGAAATATCATTCCTGGGTTAGCTGAAAGCTGGAATAAAGTTGATGATAGAACTTATGATTTTAAAATAAGAGATAATATCAAATTCCATAACGGAGATAAACTACAGCTAGAGGATATTAAATTTTCCTTTGAAAGAATGATGAAATCTCCTAGAATAAGTTTTATTGTTCCCCCCATTGAAAAAATTGAAATAGTAGAACCTAATACAATTAGAATTGTTACAAAAACTCCTTTTGCACCATTACTATATCACCTTTCTCATCCTGCACTTGGGATAGTTAGTAAAAAAGTAATTGAGTCTTCTGGAGAAAATCCTGAAATTGTTGGAACTGGTCCTTATAAATATAATTCATGGATTATTGGAGATCAAGTAGTTTTAGATAAAAATAATGATTACTTCTTAACTCCACCATCATTTGATAAACTTATATTTAAAACAATAACAGAACCTACAAATAGGGAGATTGCTTTAGAAACAAAAGAGATTGATGTAGCTCTAGATATAAGTACTGTTGATGCCTCAAAAATAAAGGAAAACAGTGACCTTGTTTTATATACAAAACCCTCATATTCATATAGATACTTAGGGTTCAATAATAAAAAAGATGTTTTCAAAAATGAAAACCTAAGAAAAGCTATTGATTATGCCATTGACAAAGAAGCCATTGTTAATATTATTTTAAATGGTTATGGAGATGTTGCCAACTCAGTTATAGCTCCAAATGTATTTGGTTTTACAGATACTGTTAAAAATGTGGGCTACAATCCTGAAAAAGCAAAGGAACTAATGAAAAGTTTAGGTAATGAAGGAGATATCACTTTAGAACTTCTTACTATGGGATCTAGTGATGAAAAAGCTATTGCTGAAGTGATTCAAGCTAATTTAAAAGAGATTGGAGTAGATTTAAAAATAAATATCGTTGAAAGTGGAACTTTTTATGATTTAACAGAAAAAGGATTCTTTGATATGTTTTTAGGTTCTTGGGGAACTGTAACTGGAGATGCTGATTATGGTTTATATCCTATGTTTCATTCTAAATCTATCGGTAGTCCTGGAAATCGTTCTTTTTACTCTAATGAAACTGTAGATAAACTTTTAGATGCAGGAAAAATAACTGTAGTCGAAAGTGAGCGTTTAAAAATATATCAACAAGCTCAAGAGCAAATTCTTAAAGATACTCCACATGTTATGCTTTATAATAGTGTTATTATTGTTGGAGCTCAAAAAGATTTAAAAGGATTAAATATACACCCTGTAACACTACACGATTTCTATCCTCTTTATAGAGAAAATTAA
- a CDS encoding winged helix-turn-helix transcriptional regulator produces the protein MVENKNTDHCPVELTALILGKKWVPTIIFSLKDIELRLGELQRLLGCSKKILIEQLNILVLHKIVENRKVYKGNTVESYYTLTDCGKELLPILKDMKSFGCKFEENIKK, from the coding sequence ATGGTAGAGAACAAAAATACAGATCATTGCCCAGTAGAATTAACAGCATTAATTTTAGGTAAAAAATGGGTTCCGACAATTATTTTTAGTTTAAAAGATATAGAGCTAAGACTTGGAGAGTTACAGCGTCTATTAGGTTGTAGTAAGAAGATTCTAATTGAACAACTAAATATATTAGTTTTACATAAAATTGTAGAAAATAGAAAAGTATATAAGGGGAATACAGTTGAGTCTTACTATACTTTAACAGATTGTGGGAAAGAGCTTTTGCCAATTTTAAAAGATATGAAATCTTTTGGTTGTAAGTTTGAAGAGAATATAAAAAAATAA